CCGGACACGGTCTCGATATTGAAACCCGCCTCCAGCAGGTCGTGCTCGATGGTCGGGAGATCGCGGAACATCAGTGTCAGGTCCTCGATGACCTGCTCACCGGTCCGTTCGAAGACGTTGTGGAAGGCGAGCCGGACGCTGCCGTCCGTGCCGACATCCCGAATTTCCGTCCACTCGGTCAGAGGTCCGAGGTCGGTGTGCCGAGTGGCGCGCGGTCGCGCAGCCCAGGTCTCGAAAGCCCGGGCAGCGGGATTGCGACTCTCGAAGGCGAGCACTCCACCCGACCGGATAGCCCGGCGGATGCCGTGCAGCGTGGCCGGCCAGTCGTCGCCTGTCAGGTGCTGGGCAACGTTGCCCGTCATGACCGCGTAGTCGACATTGCTCATGCGGAGGTCTTTGGCGTCGCTGTGCACCCATGTCACCGCCGCGGCGCCCGGGCGTGCTCTTGCGTAATCGAGCATGGCCAACGAAGGATCGAGGCCGACGACCCTTCGACCGCCGGTTGCGAGCGTGACCGCGAGCATCCCGGTGCCACAGCCGATGTCGAGAATCGAGCGTGCCCCGATCCGCTCAGCGAGCGACCGGTAGAAGTCGTGGTCCGGTCCGTCCGGATTATCTGTGTCGTACAACTGCAACAACCTGGCGTCGTAGTCAGTCATCGACCGGATTCCTCTTGGGTGGGCCTCACGTCAGTCGCACAGCGCATCAACCGGTGAGTCCTTTCGCTGGAGTGCTCCCTCACCGACAGCATCTCAGCAGATGTCACCATCCGCTACTGTCTGCGCGGTGCCGAGAGCGACCGCGAT
This portion of the Dermatophilaceae bacterium Sec6.4 genome encodes:
- a CDS encoding class I SAM-dependent methyltransferase yields the protein MTDYDARLLQLYDTDNPDGPDHDFYRSLAERIGARSILDIGCGTGMLAVTLATGGRRVVGLDPSLAMLDYARARPGAAAVTWVHSDAKDLRMSNVDYAVMTGNVAQHLTGDDWPATLHGIRRAIRSGGVLAFESRNPAARAFETWAARPRATRHTDLGPLTEWTEIRDVGTDGSVRLAFHNVFERTGEQVIEDLTLMFRDLPTIEHDLLEAGFNIETVSGAWSGRAFSAADPIMVFQTTAI